In Magnolia sinica isolate HGM2019 chromosome 12, MsV1, whole genome shotgun sequence, a single genomic region encodes these proteins:
- the LOC131221862 gene encoding uncharacterized protein LOC131221862, which produces MEGGIEKLLKPVRNLWNYWDIRVFILCSLLLQILLIFFTPLRKRKSSKLLTLITWSLYLLADWVADFALGLLANSQGDDLDCPSINCPPGVKIMASSGGQKHDIEKSTNRKILAFWAPFLLLHLGGPDTITAFAMEDNELWLRHLLGMIFEGGAAAYVFALSLPDNSLLVPTLLMFVVGIIKYSERTYALYLASMDGFRDSMLEKPDPGPNYAKLMEEYQSKIEAGVPAQIVISPEPEAHEVEPQRQELDEVTKVSKAYHYFKTFKGLIVELMFSFRERAESRNDFLCRSPEEAFRVIEYELQFVYDVLFTKAAVVHNIYSYILRFICSCSIMATFLLFFFAKKREFLPLDVVITYTLLVGAITLDFVAFIMVILSDWSVVKVHSLMLKPIVSSPMLKPIVSNIITNIITNILPQDRWSVSIKQFNLIDICIPHHEKYFGRIAYRPTIYGKFSEALYIQKFLRCKMASDFWREMQYTYRVKVSDKLKGFIFDELKKKTEIMKEPKAARGLCSSRGNWALEQKGYLSQFDESVEVEFDESLLRWHIATTLCYYSKEEDGKKKNPSKEGGSTNKGSQGNEPAPIIESRRELSKLISDYMMYLLIMQPSMMSSSAVIGQIRFRDTCAEAKNFFLRRPFERWELKSLSALFCSLQDVEKEKHKDRQNACTDLLSVNTEAKPIEVKGDRSKSVLFDACILAKKLKDELKVGQRWALISEVWVEMLSYAACKCSGIAHAQRLSKGGELLTFVWYLMVHLGLGEQYRIEAGDARAKLIVGK; this is translated from the coding sequence ATGGAAGGAGGAATAGAAAAGTTGTTGAAGCCAGTAAGAAACTTGTGGAATTACTGGGATATTCGAGTCTTTATTCTATGTAGCCTGTTGCTGCAAATCCTTCTCATCTTCTTCACGCCCCTGCGCAAACGGAAGTCATCCAAGCTGCTGACCTTAATCACATGGTCCCTCTACCTTCTCGCCGATTGGGTGGCTGATTTCGCACTGGGCCTTCTTGCCAATAGCCAGGGGGACGACTTGGATTGCCCTAGCATCAACTGCCCGCCTGGAGTCAAGATCATGGCCTCTTCTGGTGGGCAAAAGCATGATATTGAAAAatccaccaacagaaaaattctTGCCTTCTGGGCTCCATTCCTTCTTTTACACCTCGGCGGGCCGGATACGATCACGGCCTTCGCAATGGAAGATAACGAGCTATGGCTTAGGCATTTGCTTGGGATGATTTTCGAGGGCGGTGCAGCCGCTTATGTCTTCGCGCTTTCACTTCCAGACAACAGTCTCTTAGTCCCGACTCTGTTGATGTTTGTGGTCGGGATTATCAAATACAGCGAGCGGACATACGCACTCTATCTTGCAAGCATGGATGGCTTCAGGGACTCGATGCTTGAAAAGCCGGACCCTGGCCCGAACTACGCTAAGCTCATGGAGGAATACCAGTCAAAGATAGAGGCAGGTGTCCCAGCTCAGATCGTAATTAGCCCAGAGCCAGAAGCCCATGAAGTCGAGCCGCAGCGCCAGGAATTGGACGAAGTGACTAAAGTAAGCAAGGCATACCACTACTTCAAGACCTTCAAAGGCCTCATTGTCGAGCTCATGTTCAGCTTCCGTGAACGTGCAGAGAGCCGCAATGACTTCCTGTGTAGGTCCCCGGAAGAGGCATTCCGAGTCATTGAGTACGAGCTCCAATTTGTATATGATGTGCTCTTCACCAAAGCTGCTGTGGTGCACAATATCTATAGTTACATCCTGCGGTTTATCTGCTCTTGCTCGATCATGGCTACCTTCTTGCTATTCTTCTTTGCCAAGAAGCGGGAGTTCCTCCCACTCGACGTTGTGATCACCTACACATTGTTGGTTGGTGCTATTACCTTGGATTTTGTGGCTTTCATCATGGTCATACTCTCTGATTGGTCTGTGGTTAAGGTCCATAGTCTCATGCTCAAACCCATCGTCTCTAGTCCCATGCTCAAACCCATCGTCTCTAACATCATCACTAACATCATTACTAACATCTTGCCTCAAGATCGATGGTCTGTATCTATTAAGCAGTTCAATCTCATAGATATTTGCATCCCCCATCATGAAAAGTACTTTGGGCGGATCGCTTATCGGCCAACCATTTATGGCAAGTTCTCTGAGGCATTGTACATACAGAAGTTCTTGAGATGTAAGATGGCGAGCGACTTCTGGAGGGAGATGCAATACACTTACCGTGTGAAAGTTTCAGACAAGCTGAAGGGGTTCATCTTCGATGAGCTGAAGAAGAAGACTGAGATCATGAAAGAGCCCAAGGCAGCCCGGGGCTTATGTTCAAGTCGAGGCAACTGGGCCCTTGAGCAGAAGGGCTACCTTAGCCAATTTGACGAGAGCGTCGAGGTCGAGTTCGATGAGAGCTTGCTCAGGTGGCATATCGCCACCACCCTTTGTTATTACTCCAAGGAGGAGGATGGCAAGAAGAAGAATCCCTCCAAAGAGGGCGGCAGTACAAACAAAGGATCCCAAGGAAATGAGCCAGCCCCCATCATTGAGTCCAGGCGCGAACTCAGCAAGCTTATATCCGATTACATGATGTATCTCCTCATCATGCAACCTTCTATGATGTCATCATCGGCTGTAATCGGGCAGATTAGGTTTCGAGATACCTGCGCTGAGGCGAAGAACTTCTTCCTTCGGAGGCCGTTTGAAAGGTGGGAACTGAAGTCTCTGTCTGCCTTGTTCTGCTCTCTGCAAGATGTGGAGAAAGAAAAGCATAAAGACCGCCAGAACGCGTGCACCGATCTTCTATCGGTGAATACCGAAGCAAAGCCCATCGAGGTAAAGGGAGATCGGAGCAAATCGGTATTGTTCGACGCATGCATTCTCGCCAAGAAGCTGAAGGATGAACTGAAGGTTGGCCAGAGATGGGCCCTGATCAGCGAAGTGTGGGTTGAGATGCTATCCTATGCTGCTTGTAAATGCAGCGGGATAGCCCATGCCCAACGGCTGAGTAAAGGCGGTGAGCTTCTCACCTTCGTTTGGTATCTAATGGTTCACCTTGGCTTAGGAGAACAGTACCGCATTGAGGCGGGCGATGCTAGGGCCAAACTAATTGTAGGAAAGTGA
- the LOC131221863 gene encoding uncharacterized protein LOC131221863: MQEIRAEIFSKSVRNLWNNWDIRVFLLCSLLVQILLIFFASLRKRMAYKLLILFTWSLYLLADWVAAFALGLLANSQGDESDCPGGNAKPDVKIMASSAGSKHNIVKSTDNNILAFWAPFLLLHLGGPDTITAFAMEDNELWLRHLLGVTFEVGAAGYVFLLSLPKNRLLVPTLLMFVAGIIKYAERTYSLYLASMDGFRESMLEKPDPGPNYAKLMEEYQSKKESGVPAQIEISPEPEAHEVELQREELDEVSMVRKAHHFFNTFKGLIVELMFNFRDRAESRNAFLQWSPFGAFRVVEYELEFIYEVLFTKAALVHNSFGYVLRAICSGSIMAAFLFFFFTNKHGFLSVDIIISYTLLGGAIALDFVAFIMVMLSDWSVIKVTIPFLGNIISEIITKVPPRDRWSVSITQYNLINFCIPDHEKYLGRIADRPTFAGKFCEAFYIQKFLDKLKCKMMSGLLEELQYTYHVPVSKELKNFIFDELKKKTEIMKEPKAARSLCSCRGSWALEQKGYFSQFGNNVEVEFDESLLRWHIATTLCYYTVNDISKNSLIDKDSKVEESNESVPTLAAVHRQLSMFISDYMMYLLIMQPSMMSSSAVIGKIRFRDTCAEAKNFFLRRPFKRWNPNLATALCGSSQNVEKEREKERWRACADLLSVNTEAKPIDVKGDRSKSVLFDACILAKKLKDEVPIGQRWTLIGEVWVEMLSYAAGRCSGIAHAQRLSKGGELLTFVWFLMAHLGLGEQYRIEAGHARAKLIVGK, encoded by the coding sequence ATGCAAGAAATAAGAGCGGAAATATTTTCAAAGTCAGTGAGGAATTTGTGGAATAACTGGGACATTCGAGTCTTCCTACTATGTAGTTTGTTGGTGCAAATCCTTCTCATCTTCTTCGCATCCTTGCGTAAACGGATGGCATATAAGCTGCTTATCCTCTTCACATGGTCCCTCTACTTGCTTGCCGATTGGGTCGCCGCCTTTGCGCTGGGCCTCCTTGCCAACAGCCAGGGGGATGAATCAGATTGCCCCGGCGGCAACGCCAAGCCTGACGTCAAGATCATGGCTTCTTCTGCAGGGTCAAAGCACAACATTGTGAAATCCACTGATAACAACATTCTAGCCTTCTGGGCACCATTCCTTCTTTTGCACCTCGGTGGGCCAGACACGATCACCGCCTTTGCGATGGAAGACAACGAGCTGTGGCTCAGGCATTTACTCGGGGTGACATTCGAGGTTGGCGCAGCTGGTTATGTCTTCTTGCTTTCGCTGCCAAAGAACAGGCTCTTAGTCCCGACTCTATTGATGTTTGTTGCCGGGATTATCAAGTATGCTGAGCGGACGTACTCACTCTACCTCGCGAGCATGGACGGCTTTCGGGAATCCATGCTTGAAAAGCCAGACCCTGGCCCAAACTATGCCAAGCTCATGGAGGAGTACCAGTCGAAGAAAGAGTCTGGGGTTCCAGCACAGATCGAGATCAGCCCAGAGCCAGAAGCCCATGAAGTCGAGTTGCAGCGAGAGGAATTGGATGAAGTGAGCATGGTGCGCAAGGCACACCACTTCTTCAATACCTTTAAGGGCCTCATCGTTGAGCTCATGTTCAACTTCCGTGATCGAGCGGAGAGCCGCAATGCCTTCCTGCAGTGGTCCCCCTTCGGCGCGTTCCGAGTCGTAGAGTACGAGCTTGAATTCATCTATGAGGTGCTCTTCACTAAGGCTGCtctggtgcataattcttttgGGTACGTCCTGCGAGCGATCTGTTCTGGCTCAATCATGGCCgcgttcttgttcttcttcttcaccaaCAAGCACGGGTTCCTCTCAGTCGACATCATCATCTCCTACACATTGCTGGGTGGGGCCATAGCTTTGGATTTTGTGGCTTTTATCATGGTCATGCTCTCTGACTGGTCTGTGATCAAGGTTACTATTCCCTTCCTTGGCAACAtcatctctgagatcattacTAAGGTCCCACCTCGCGATCGATGGTCCGTGTCTATCACGCAGTACAATCTGATAAACTTTTGCATCCCTGATCATGAAAAATACTTGGGACGGATCGCCGATAGGCCCACATTCGCTGGCAAGTTCTGCGAGGCATTTTACATCCAGAAGTTCTTGGATAAACTAAAATGCAAGATGATGAGCGGCCTCTTAGAGGAGTTGCAATATACGTACCATGTACCCGTCTCCAAAGAGTTAAAGAATTTTATCTTTGATGAGCTGAAGAAGAAGACTGAGATCATGAAAGAGCCTAAGGCGGCCCGAAGCTTGTGTTCATGCCGAGGTAGTTGGGCTCTTGAGCAGAAGGGCTACTTCAGCCAGTTCGGCAATAACGTTGAGGTCGAGTTTGATGAGAGCCTGTTGAGGTGGCATATTGCCACCACCCTTTGCTATTACACCGTCAATGACATTAGCAAGAATTCCCTCATAGACAAGGACAGTAAAGTAGAGGAATCGAATGAGTCAGTCCCCACCTTGGCGGCCGTTCATCGCCAACTTAGTATGTTCATATCCGATTACATGATGTATCTTCTTATCATGCAGCCTTCCATGATGTCTTCGTCCGCTGTGATTGGGAAAATCAGGTTCCGGGACACTTGCGCCGAGGCCAAGAACTTCTTCCTTCGGAGGCCATTCAAAAGGTGGAACCCGAATCTTGCAACTGCCTTGTGTGGTTCTTCGCAAAATGttgaaaaagaaagggaaaaagaacGCTGGAGGGCATGCGCCGATCTGCTATCGGTGAATACCGAAGCAAAGCCGATCGATGTCAAGGGAGACCGGAGCAAATCAGTgttatttgatgcatgcattctTGCGAAGAAGCTGAAGGATGAAGTACCAATCGGGCAGAGATGGACCTTGATCGGAGAAGTGTGGGTCGAGATGCTCTCTTATGCTGCAGGTAGATGCAGTGGGATAGCACATGCCCAACGGCTTAGCAAAGGTGGAGAGCTTCTCACATTTGTTTGGTTTCTAATGGCTCACCTTGGCTTAGGAGAACAATACCGCATCGAAGCGGGCCATGCTAGGGCAAAACTAATAGTAGGAAAGTGA